A genomic segment from Nodularia sphaerocarpa UHCC 0038 encodes:
- the dnaA gene encoding chromosomal replication initiator protein DnaA, producing MEIPIDNLWSQVLKRLQLELSRPTFETWIKTANVERLENNCLVIVTPNPFARNWLQKYYINTIANVVQDILGHPVEIYITVAVGDEVTNLGEPKVTWELSSPRINAASIAPKKQPTTNLNSKYVFSRFVVGANNRMAHAASLAVAESPGREFNPLFLCGGVGLGKTHLMQAIAHYRWEICPESKIFYVSTEQFTNDLITAIRNDSMQSFREHYRAADVLLVDDIQFIEGKEYTQEEFFHTFNTLHEAGKQVVIASDRPPNQIPQLQERLCSRFSMGLIADVQSPNLETRMAILQQKAEYENIRLPRDVIEYIASNYTNNIRELEGALIRALAYISIWGLAMTVENITPVLERQSQKVAATPEMILSVIGDNFSISIEDLKSNSRRREISWARQIGMYLMRQHTDLSLPRIGEEFGGKDHTTVIYSCDKIAQLLQSDRTLAQTLGQLSDRINMNSRQQRK from the coding sequence ATGGAAATTCCCATTGACAATCTCTGGAGTCAGGTGCTGAAACGCTTACAGCTAGAATTATCCCGTCCCACTTTTGAAACTTGGATAAAAACTGCTAACGTTGAGCGATTAGAAAATAATTGCTTGGTAATTGTTACTCCTAATCCTTTTGCGCGTAATTGGTTACAAAAATATTACATCAACACCATTGCTAATGTAGTGCAAGATATTCTGGGTCATCCCGTGGAAATATACATTACAGTGGCTGTGGGTGATGAGGTGACTAATTTGGGGGAACCAAAAGTTACTTGGGAATTATCTAGCCCCAGGATCAATGCTGCAAGTATTGCGCCAAAAAAGCAACCAACTACAAACTTAAATTCTAAATATGTATTTTCGCGATTTGTTGTCGGTGCTAACAATCGCATGGCTCACGCTGCTTCTTTGGCGGTTGCGGAATCACCAGGGAGAGAGTTTAATCCTTTATTTTTATGCGGTGGTGTGGGTTTGGGAAAAACTCACCTCATGCAAGCTATTGCTCATTATCGCTGGGAAATATGCCCAGAGTCTAAAATCTTTTATGTATCCACAGAGCAATTTACTAATGACTTAATTACAGCTATCCGCAATGATAGTATGCAAAGTTTTCGGGAGCATTACCGGGCGGCTGATGTGTTGTTAGTGGATGATATTCAGTTTATTGAAGGTAAGGAGTATACTCAAGAAGAATTTTTTCATACTTTTAATACTTTACATGAAGCTGGAAAGCAAGTTGTGATCGCTTCTGACCGTCCACCTAACCAAATTCCTCAGCTGCAAGAACGTCTGTGTTCCCGGTTTTCTATGGGTTTAATTGCTGATGTGCAAAGTCCAAATTTAGAAACTCGGATGGCTATTCTTCAGCAAAAGGCTGAATACGAAAATATTCGTCTCCCCAGGGATGTAATTGAGTATATTGCTTCTAATTATACCAATAATATTCGCGAGTTAGAAGGAGCTTTAATTCGGGCGCTGGCTTATATTTCTATTTGGGGTTTAGCGATGACGGTGGAGAATATTACACCTGTTTTAGAAAGACAAAGCCAGAAGGTTGCAGCTACCCCAGAGATGATATTATCAGTTATTGGTGATAATTTTTCTATCTCCATTGAAGACCTGAAAAGTAACTCCCGGCGACGAGAAATTAGTTGGGCGCGTCAAATAGGAATGTATCTCATGCGCCAACACACTGATTTGAGTTTACCGAGAATTGGTGAGGAGTTTGGGGGGAAAGACCATACAACGGTGATTTATAGTTGTGATAAAATCGCCCAACTTCTTCAAAGCGATCGCACTTTAGCACAAACTCTTGGTCAATTGAGCGATCGCATCAATATGAATAGCAGACAACAGCGTAAGTAA
- a CDS encoding polysaccharide biosynthesis protein: MNLFVSIIHLRLKKVLNSLYTTLPKVRNRHLFIFDLVAFLIAPLLALLLSLDSHLELPVYILGLGIVTILFLAVKLIVFWNFKFYRRYWRYASVEELIYITTLMIGAIIIQTILFHIVVNSLHPVVPKLPHSLPFLDGLLSCLFVGGVRFSFRVIERFRQKQAVSYQQERVLIIGAGSAGISLVQDMQSNPQLGFYPVAFIDDDPQKLYAPIRGIPVLGDRYQIPHIVDFLQIKKAIIAMPTLGGEDIREILDICKATNIKTGTLPGIHEILSDRVRVDSIRDIRIEDLLRREPVQIDIERVSEFIKGKTVLITGAGGSIGSELCRQIFKCQPAEMILIGHGENSVFNIQQELEQIIQVFKNNSKLSRNTPLISTFIADIRFKSRLENAFERFQPDVIFHAAAHKHVPLMELNPSEAITNNVRGTKNLVDLALQYDVQHFVMISTDKAVNPTNVMGASKRVAEMLVLQAAKASGKPYVAVRFGNVLGSRGSVVPTFQKQIAAGGPITVTHPDICRYFMTIPEAVQLVLQAAVLGRSGEILMLNMGKPVKIVDLAKELIRLSGYEVNKDIDILFTGLRPGEKLFEELFIEGEEYEKTEHEKLLVVKNASRIISDNLPIILEILCSAAAKNDANSISFLLEQLVPSYKPKYSKDNVLADAYKNGAVITFSNGKVLTEVAAKSV; encoded by the coding sequence ATGAATCTTTTTGTCAGCATTATTCATTTAAGGTTAAAAAAGGTACTTAATAGCTTATATACCACTTTGCCAAAGGTGAGAAATAGGCATTTATTTATTTTTGATCTAGTAGCTTTTTTGATTGCACCATTATTAGCTTTATTACTAAGTTTAGATAGTCATCTAGAATTACCAGTCTATATATTAGGACTAGGAATCGTCACCATACTGTTTTTAGCAGTTAAGCTGATTGTATTTTGGAATTTTAAGTTTTATCGACGTTATTGGCGCTATGCCAGTGTTGAGGAACTTATATATATAACTACTTTGATGATAGGTGCGATCATCATCCAAACCATACTATTTCATATTGTAGTTAATAGTCTCCATCCTGTTGTACCTAAATTGCCGCATTCACTACCATTCCTGGACGGTTTGCTATCGTGTCTTTTCGTGGGGGGAGTACGTTTTAGCTTTCGAGTTATCGAAAGATTTAGACAAAAACAAGCAGTATCTTATCAACAGGAACGGGTGTTGATCATTGGTGCTGGTTCTGCTGGAATTTCCCTTGTACAAGATATGCAAAGTAATCCTCAATTGGGGTTTTATCCTGTTGCCTTTATTGACGACGATCCGCAAAAATTATATGCACCTATTCGTGGTATTCCTGTATTAGGCGATCGCTATCAAATTCCCCATATTGTGGACTTTCTACAAATCAAGAAAGCCATCATAGCAATGCCGACACTTGGCGGGGAAGATATACGAGAAATTTTAGACATTTGTAAAGCCACTAACATCAAAACCGGCACCTTACCGGGAATACATGAAATTTTGAGCGATCGCGTCCGAGTAGATAGCATCCGGGATATCAGAATTGAAGATTTACTCAGACGAGAACCTGTACAGATAGATATTGAACGAGTATCTGAATTTATCAAAGGTAAGACAGTACTAATTACAGGTGCGGGTGGATCAATTGGTAGTGAACTTTGCCGTCAGATTTTCAAATGTCAGCCTGCTGAAATGATCCTGATTGGACATGGAGAAAATTCTGTATTCAACATCCAACAAGAACTAGAACAAATTATCCAAGTGTTTAAAAACAATAGCAAATTGTCCAGAAACACACCTCTTATTTCTACTTTCATTGCTGATATTCGATTCAAGTCTCGTTTAGAAAATGCTTTTGAACGATTCCAACCTGATGTAATTTTTCACGCTGCGGCTCATAAGCACGTTCCTTTAATGGAGTTAAATCCATCAGAAGCAATCACTAACAATGTCAGAGGCACAAAAAACTTAGTAGATTTAGCACTCCAATATGATGTGCAACATTTTGTCATGATTTCCACAGATAAAGCCGTGAATCCGACTAATGTCATGGGGGCTAGTAAAAGAGTCGCTGAAATGCTAGTCTTACAAGCCGCAAAAGCCAGTGGTAAACCTTATGTAGCTGTGCGTTTTGGCAATGTTTTGGGTAGTCGTGGTAGTGTAGTTCCCACATTCCAAAAACAAATTGCTGCTGGTGGACCAATAACAGTAACTCATCCCGATATTTGTCGTTACTTCATGACCATACCCGAAGCCGTGCAACTTGTTTTACAAGCCGCAGTCCTTGGTCGTAGTGGAGAAATATTAATGCTCAACATGGGCAAACCTGTAAAGATTGTTGACCTCGCAAAAGAGTTAATTCGTCTTTCAGGATATGAAGTCAACAAAGACATTGACATTCTGTTTACAGGGCTACGACCGGGAGAAAAATTATTTGAGGAATTGTTTATTGAAGGAGAAGAGTACGAAAAAACCGAACATGAAAAATTATTGGTAGTCAAAAATGCTAGCAGGATTATTTCAGATAATTTACCGATTATTCTCGAAATATTATGTAGTGCTGCCGCCAAAAACGATGCCAATTCTATTTCCTTTTTACTAGAGCAATTAGTGCCAAGTTACAAACCCAAATACTCAAAAGATAATGTATTAGCAGATGCTTACAAAAATGGAGCTGTTATCACATTCTCTAATGGAAAGGTTTTGACAGAAGTAGCAGCGAAAAGTGTGTAA
- a CDS encoding lipopolysaccharide biosynthesis protein, with protein MQKSKPLTLRRNFSWTFIGNGVYAVCQWGMLMVLAKLGSPEMVGQFTLGLAVTAPIIMFTNLQLRGVQATDAKHQYVFGDYLGLILLSTTLALLVIVGISFSGGYRWETSLIIFLIGLAKAFEAISDVFFGLIQKHERMDRIAVSLMIKGPLSLLLLGIGVYLSGKVFWGVLGLVLAWAVVLFGYDIPSGLLIVKQGSKLQPRWHWKTLMNLLWLSLPLGLVMMLISFNSNIPRYFIERYLGERELGIFAALAYLMVVGSMVVNALGQSASPRLAKYYAEGDRLAFRQLLLKLVGLAALLGGIGVLLAAVAGKQILTLLYQSEYAQHTNLFVWLMVTAGVNYISSFLGYAMTAARYFRIQIPLFATVASISAIACLWLLPQQGLLGAVMALLLGSISQLIISVSVIIYVISKLETHNYY; from the coding sequence ATGCAGAAAAGTAAGCCCCTAACACTACGTCGTAATTTTTCTTGGACATTTATTGGTAATGGTGTTTATGCCGTTTGTCAGTGGGGAATGCTTATGGTGTTGGCTAAACTTGGTAGTCCAGAAATGGTAGGACAGTTTACTTTGGGACTGGCGGTAACAGCACCTATAATCATGTTTACAAACCTTCAGTTGCGAGGTGTCCAAGCTACAGATGCTAAACATCAATATGTTTTCGGTGATTATCTGGGACTGATATTGTTATCAACTACACTGGCACTTTTAGTAATTGTAGGTATTAGTTTTTCAGGAGGATATCGCTGGGAAACATCTCTAATTATCTTCTTAATTGGTTTAGCAAAGGCATTTGAAGCCATTAGTGACGTGTTTTTTGGGCTAATTCAGAAACATGAACGCATGGATCGGATTGCTGTATCACTGATGATAAAAGGTCCTTTATCACTTCTACTATTAGGTATAGGAGTATATCTATCTGGAAAGGTTTTTTGGGGTGTATTGGGGTTAGTCTTGGCTTGGGCTGTAGTGCTATTTGGCTATGACATTCCTAGTGGTTTATTAATTGTGAAGCAGGGATCAAAATTACAACCTCGTTGGCATTGGAAAACCCTAATGAATCTACTATGGCTTTCTCTACCTTTGGGGTTGGTGATGATGCTAATTTCATTCAATTCCAATATTCCCCGTTATTTTATTGAGCGATATTTAGGTGAGCGGGAGTTGGGGATTTTTGCTGCTTTAGCCTACCTGATGGTGGTAGGAAGTATGGTAGTGAATGCCTTAGGACAATCAGCCAGTCCTAGACTTGCTAAATATTATGCAGAAGGCGATCGCCTGGCTTTCAGGCAACTCCTACTGAAATTGGTAGGGCTGGCTGCTTTATTGGGGGGAATAGGTGTTTTATTGGCTGCTGTGGCTGGAAAGCAAATCCTTACTCTGTTGTATCAATCTGAATATGCTCAACATACAAATTTGTTTGTCTGGCTGATGGTGACAGCCGGAGTTAACTATATATCATCTTTTCTAGGCTATGCAATGACGGCAGCGAGGTATTTTCGCATCCAAATCCCTTTGTTTGCAACTGTGGCCAGTATCTCTGCAATAGCTTGTCTGTGGTTGTTGCCACAGCAGGGATTGTTAGGGGCAGTCATGGCTCTTTTATTGGGGTCAATTTCCCAATTAATTATCAGTGTGAGCGTAATTATATATGTCATATCTAAACTTGAAACACACAACTATTACTAA
- a CDS encoding glycosyl hydrolase family 28 protein has protein sequence MASNNAVVNQQKILQLYPIPTITQKSNTYQVTVNGQPVFVNQYNSISYVHFAFAGTANIDISYKEPIKSYTISPKSINIPSHQNDNQISFSLHIPRKLIIHKINGISEELYILADPLEDQPPDINDVKVTNLLKYDVDKTGTNDVTEKIQQAINDVSTLQGLLYIPPGIYKTRQLNLKSNMIMYLAGGAILEGTKDINPSYGQGLLQLEKISNVKIMGRGVIHGNGSYWRPRGGWYSMIKLSNVNNVLIQDIIIRDSAVANVEIEYSENCNISNVKVLAAPQPKFINTDGFTFWSSREIVVDNVLYKGTDDATSIGGDQEKKIQNTENINVRNSIFFAGGGFKIGTTANQDFVKNITYENIDVVFTDTLVGLWAVTRANYENIYFKNIRMEDILNAPTNFGSAAIFALRIMVANWEPKSSPNNLGYIKNVYFQNLEIAEKGGDNSVFQGYDQQRNISNVNFNNFYLQDELITDIQSAGFDLMPSEKDGKIYVDLNWAKNQKPILNITSDKMYLTSSGDSGEFIIHRTGDTSQALNVEYQIQGTAENGKDYGTITNTVIIPADADSAKIMIVPVENSNKNLGMKTVLLSLKNLPNSIDYLLGPNFQAVVNILH, from the coding sequence ATGGCAAGTAATAACGCAGTAGTCAACCAACAGAAAATTCTGCAATTATACCCCATACCTACCATTACTCAAAAAAGTAATACTTATCAAGTTACAGTCAATGGTCAACCTGTATTTGTGAATCAATATAACTCAATTAGTTACGTTCACTTTGCCTTTGCAGGCACAGCAAATATTGATATCAGTTACAAAGAACCAATCAAAAGCTACACTATTAGCCCCAAAAGTATCAATATTCCATCACATCAGAATGACAATCAAATTTCTTTTTCTTTGCACATTCCTAGAAAACTTATTATTCATAAAATTAATGGCATAAGTGAGGAATTATATATTCTTGCAGACCCCCTGGAAGATCAGCCACCAGATATTAATGATGTCAAAGTTACCAATCTGCTCAAATACGATGTAGACAAAACAGGCACAAATGATGTCACTGAAAAAATTCAGCAAGCAATCAACGATGTGTCTACATTGCAAGGATTGCTTTATATTCCGCCAGGAATTTACAAAACTCGGCAACTGAATCTGAAGAGCAACATGATCATGTACTTAGCTGGGGGGGCTATTTTAGAAGGTACTAAAGATATTAACCCTTCCTATGGTCAAGGATTATTACAACTGGAGAAAATTAGTAACGTCAAAATCATGGGACGTGGAGTGATCCACGGTAATGGTTCTTATTGGCGACCTAGAGGGGGATGGTACAGCATGATTAAACTGTCTAATGTTAATAATGTGCTAATCCAAGATATCATCATTCGTGATTCTGCCGTTGCTAATGTAGAAATTGAGTATTCAGAGAATTGCAATATATCTAATGTGAAAGTTTTAGCTGCTCCCCAACCTAAATTTATTAATACAGATGGTTTTACTTTCTGGTCTTCTAGAGAAATAGTTGTTGATAATGTTTTATATAAAGGTACAGATGATGCTACCTCAATTGGTGGAGATCAGGAGAAGAAAATACAAAATACTGAAAATATTAATGTGAGAAATTCCATTTTTTTTGCTGGAGGTGGTTTCAAAATTGGCACAACTGCCAATCAAGATTTTGTGAAAAATATTACCTATGAAAACATAGATGTTGTTTTTACAGATACCTTGGTAGGATTGTGGGCTGTTACCAGAGCTAATTATGAGAATATTTACTTTAAAAATATTCGGATGGAGGATATATTAAATGCACCAACAAATTTTGGTTCTGCTGCTATATTTGCTTTGCGAATCATGGTAGCTAACTGGGAACCCAAATCCTCGCCAAACAACTTGGGTTATATCAAAAATGTTTATTTCCAAAATTTAGAAATTGCTGAAAAAGGTGGCGATAATTCTGTTTTCCAGGGATATGATCAACAGCGTAACATTAGCAATGTTAATTTTAATAATTTCTATCTTCAAGATGAACTGATCACTGATATTCAATCTGCTGGATTCGATTTAATGCCTAGTGAAAAAGATGGTAAAATTTATGTAGACTTGAACTGGGCAAAAAATCAAAAACCAATTCTCAATATAACGTCTGACAAAATGTATCTCACATCTTCTGGAGATTCTGGAGAGTTTATTATTCATCGCACCGGAGATACCAGTCAAGCCTTAAATGTGGAATATCAGATTCAAGGGACAGCAGAAAATGGCAAAGATTATGGCACTATTACCAATACTGTAATCATACCGGCAGATGCAGATTCAGCCAAAATCATGATTGTGCCTGTAGAAAATAGCAATAAAAATTTGGGCATGAAAACAGTTTTATTGAGTTTAAAAAATCTGCCCAATAGCATTGACTATTTACTTGGGCCAAATTTTCAAGCAGTAGTGAACATTTTGCATTAG
- a CDS encoding glycosyltransferase family 1 protein has protein sequence MGKRILHVVGGMNRGGIETWLMHILRNIDRDRWQMDFLVHTSEACAYDDEIYSLGSQIIPCLHPSKPLMYAANFQQILGEYGPYDIIHSHVHHFSGYILRLAQQAGIATRIAHGHNDTSAIEAKAGLSRQFYVAVMKRWIAHYATVGLGCSRQAMSDLFGSNWQTDSRWQLLYYGIDLNFFTDVVDAVAVRAELGIPQDAFVIGHVGRFHPQKNHDFLLEITAEVAKRESKTFLLLIGEGELQTHIQQKAAQMNLSERILFAGSRGDVPRLMRGAMDAFVFPSFYEGLGIVLIEAQAAGLHSIYTDTIPAEADLVQPLIRRFSLSQSASEWANALLVQRQKAPIISQADALAIVQESVFSIATSLQDLCEIYQAQIYRETIA, from the coding sequence ATGGGAAAACGTATACTTCATGTTGTTGGCGGTATGAATCGAGGAGGGATAGAAACTTGGTTAATGCACATTTTACGAAATATTGATCGCGATCGCTGGCAAATGGATTTTCTAGTCCATACATCAGAAGCTTGTGCTTATGATGATGAAATTTACAGCCTTGGTAGTCAGATTATTCCTTGTCTACATCCCTCAAAACCGTTGATGTATGCTGCTAACTTCCAGCAAATTTTAGGTGAGTATGGCCCCTACGATATTATCCATAGTCATGTTCATCACTTTAGTGGTTACATTCTGCGCTTGGCACAACAAGCCGGTATAGCTACTCGGATCGCCCATGGCCACAACGATACCTCTGCTATTGAGGCTAAGGCGGGATTATCTCGGCAGTTTTATGTAGCTGTAATGAAACGATGGATTGCTCACTATGCCACAGTGGGTTTAGGATGTAGCCGCCAAGCGATGTCAGACTTATTTGGTAGCAATTGGCAAACTGACTCTCGATGGCAACTTCTTTACTATGGTATTGACTTAAATTTCTTTACAGATGTTGTTGATGCTGTAGCTGTACGTGCTGAATTGGGTATACCCCAAGATGCCTTTGTGATTGGTCATGTAGGTAGATTTCACCCCCAAAAAAATCATGATTTTTTGTTAGAAATTACGGCAGAAGTTGCTAAAAGAGAATCGAAGACTTTCCTCTTATTAATTGGTGAGGGGGAATTACAGACCCATATCCAACAAAAAGCCGCGCAAATGAATTTAAGTGAGCGAATTCTATTTGCAGGTAGTCGAGGCGATGTCCCACGCTTGATGCGAGGTGCAATGGATGCTTTTGTATTTCCATCTTTTTATGAAGGACTCGGTATCGTTTTGATTGAAGCCCAAGCGGCTGGTTTACATTCTATCTATACGGATACTATTCCAGCAGAAGCTGATTTAGTTCAACCCCTGATCCGACGATTTTCTTTATCTCAATCTGCCTCGGAATGGGCAAATGCACTATTAGTTCAACGCCAGAAAGCACCAATTATTTCTCAAGCTGATGCCTTAGCAATCGTGCAAGAAAGTGTCTTTAGTATTGCCACATCTTTACAAGACTTATGCGAAATTTATCAGGCTCAAATTTATCGGGAGACTATAGCATGA
- a CDS encoding glycosyltransferase, with the protein MAKALHLIHSFNRGGIEKWLLSMLEEISRDECEMDFCCKGSDTGPLAAMAEDLGAKVFHCPLYPTHIGFALGLKRLLLEGKYQILHNHLETYSGFPVWVAQQIGIPVITSFHNTHFIAQTSFTRLPLVKELRSIYSVVSIDYALRHSHLVTGCSQGVIKNLDPEGVKIKHSSLVLYYGVNLPKLSTPEERTAFRNSFGWLAETPIVLHVGRLNEQKNHLGILSVFQLVLKDIPTAKLLLVGEGLLRSLIEDAIAKRGLTQSVLLLGLRDDVPLLMSKCDAFLFPSIYEGFGIVAIEANAAKLPVIGSRIPGLTEAVRDGETALLHDIDDIQGMAKSLVRLIRDRTYNEQLGQAGQNWVKNQYSTAVSANQLLEVYNSLV; encoded by the coding sequence ATGGCAAAAGCACTTCACTTAATTCACAGCTTTAACAGAGGGGGGATAGAAAAATGGTTACTATCTATGTTGGAGGAGATATCTAGAGATGAATGTGAGATGGATTTTTGCTGTAAGGGATCAGACACAGGACCATTGGCTGCGATGGCTGAAGATTTAGGTGCTAAAGTCTTTCACTGTCCTCTATATCCAACTCACATTGGTTTTGCCCTAGGGTTAAAACGTTTATTACTAGAAGGAAAGTATCAAATTCTGCATAATCATTTGGAAACATACAGTGGATTCCCGGTTTGGGTTGCTCAACAGATAGGGATTCCTGTAATTACTTCCTTCCATAATACTCACTTCATAGCACAGACCAGTTTTACTCGTTTACCCTTAGTCAAAGAACTACGCTCAATTTACAGTGTGGTCAGTATTGATTATGCACTGCGTCATTCCCATTTAGTCACAGGTTGTTCTCAGGGTGTAATTAAAAATCTCGATCCTGAAGGCGTAAAAATCAAACATTCTTCCCTTGTGCTTTACTACGGTGTAAATTTACCAAAACTATCAACTCCAGAAGAACGCACAGCTTTTCGTAATTCCTTTGGCTGGTTAGCAGAAACGCCTATTGTTCTTCATGTAGGACGTTTGAACGAACAGAAAAATCATCTCGGTATTTTGTCTGTATTTCAACTAGTCTTGAAGGATATTCCCACAGCAAAACTACTTTTAGTAGGGGAAGGACTACTTCGTTCTTTGATTGAGGATGCGATCGCTAAACGTGGACTTACTCAGTCAGTGTTATTACTTGGTCTGCGTGATGATGTGCCATTGTTGATGAGCAAGTGTGACGCGTTTTTATTTCCCTCAATTTATGAAGGTTTTGGGATTGTTGCCATTGAGGCTAATGCAGCCAAGTTGCCAGTTATCGGCTCAAGAATCCCAGGTTTAACTGAAGCGGTTCGAGATGGCGAAACCGCTCTACTGCATGATATAGACGATATTCAAGGTATGGCAAAATCCTTGGTGCGGTTGATTCGCGATCGCACCTATAACGAACAGCTTGGTCAAGCAGGACAAAATTGGGTAAAAAATCAGTATTCAACTGCTGTGAGTGCCAATCAACTCTTAGAAGTTTACAACTCTTTGGTCTAA
- a CDS encoding glycosyltransferase family 4 protein: MKVLVTASERFAMTSDGSLWSAKATLDYQQWAGYLEVYDEVYLMGRAKLHSTPPPGWVKSTGPGVKAVPVPYFVGPWEYIKNYREVKTVAQKAVAEAEAFQLRIPCTIGTAVYDCLTPQRPFGIEVIADPYDSFAPGSVKHPLRPFFRWWFPRQLRCKCSDATAALYVTKEALQSRYPCPQYSVGVSDAELPQEMLVATSRPLNPGLCKFTLIQVGTLAQLYKAPDVLISAIAVCVQNGLDIKLVLVGDGKYRTQLEQQAKNLAISDRVHFCGQLSSRDAVRDQLDQADLFVLPSHQEGLPKAMVEAMGRALPVIGSTVGGIPELLPPEDMVSPGDVAALANKIREVVTDPQRMVQMSARNLEKAKEYTKTALRGQRLAFYRYVRDKTEVWLKQQA, encoded by the coding sequence ATGAAGGTATTAGTAACCGCTAGCGAACGCTTTGCTATGACCAGTGATGGCAGTCTGTGGAGTGCTAAGGCAACTCTGGATTATCAGCAATGGGCTGGCTACTTGGAAGTATACGATGAGGTGTATTTAATGGGTCGTGCCAAATTGCACTCGACTCCACCACCGGGATGGGTAAAATCTACGGGGCCAGGAGTTAAAGCCGTACCAGTTCCTTACTTTGTTGGCCCTTGGGAGTATATCAAAAATTATCGGGAGGTAAAAACTGTAGCACAAAAGGCGGTAGCTGAGGCAGAAGCGTTTCAGCTACGCATACCTTGTACCATTGGCACAGCAGTCTATGATTGCTTAACACCCCAAAGACCATTTGGGATTGAGGTCATTGCCGATCCTTACGATAGCTTTGCCCCTGGTTCTGTCAAGCACCCTCTAAGACCTTTTTTCCGTTGGTGGTTTCCTCGGCAACTGCGCTGTAAATGTTCTGATGCCACCGCAGCACTCTACGTTACTAAAGAGGCTTTGCAGAGCCGTTATCCCTGTCCTCAGTATTCCGTGGGTGTATCTGATGCAGAGCTTCCTCAAGAGATGCTGGTTGCTACGTCTCGCCCACTCAATCCCGGATTATGCAAGTTTACTCTGATTCAGGTGGGGACACTAGCTCAACTCTACAAAGCACCAGATGTATTGATTTCGGCGATCGCTGTTTGCGTGCAGAACGGTTTAGATATCAAGCTCGTTTTGGTTGGAGACGGTAAATATCGCACTCAATTGGAGCAACAAGCCAAAAATTTGGCAATTAGCGATCGCGTTCACTTTTGCGGTCAATTATCCAGCCGTGATGCAGTGCGAGATCAATTAGACCAAGCAGACCTTTTTGTTCTACCTTCTCATCAAGAAGGCTTGCCAAAAGCAATGGTGGAGGCTATGGGGCGAGCATTGCCTGTAATTGGTTCTACAGTGGGCGGCATTCCCGAACTTTTGCCTCCCGAAGATATGGTGTCTCCTGGTGATGTAGCTGCCTTAGCAAACAAAATTCGAGAAGTTGTCACCGATCCACAGCGCATGGTTCAGATGTCGGCTCGCAATCTAGAGAAGGCAAAAGAATATACCAAAACAGCTTTGCGCGGACAACGCTTGGCATTCTATCGCTACGTGCGTGACAAGACAGAAGTGTGGTTGAAACAACAAGCATGA